A stretch of the Salvelinus fontinalis isolate EN_2023a chromosome 22, ASM2944872v1, whole genome shotgun sequence genome encodes the following:
- the LOC129819996 gene encoding activity-dependent neuroprotective protein 2a-like, whose product MYQVPVGNLENIRKTRRKVKHILSDFGLENCKVLLEELQKEKEKNSDSDEVFQETEWVDLSEPFPGKRKKKWPYRTRLLCCTLCKYSTRNWYSYKSHLQRNHEYERKLCVLAPCQICPFVAHPRVLKKHLLLFHGSPNVDQDAESLHSTTKKGDRFKCRKCRYVDSNLFSMKKHVLLNHLEKLWHHFSGRISDTKFPHTASRQFCKVCKLVIESTEHMLHHILSSPTHQWACAQIRTWILENTQYVKPSNYQTLAPKNQLPQVSSPEQLAGAKQSFLPPQASTLVQLASAEAKGLLQPGATVNLQSAMPQGAISAPVPIGQTMVRLPSGASLPGAPHNQVPFTIGVQGQQQPQQVFLPPRVQISIPGMSQSLMMTQRLPLNHGTPQGTMLQSTPQGTMLTSQSLLSHLIPTGNKVNGMPTYTFATPVGMPGQTSNVQLMSKAPQPIKPAGNPALNAKAKKWITCPICNELLPSNVYEAHHQAAHKAQPRTAKQQGLAARAPFLRKMPDKTVKCLKCKILLSEKGLFEHLLHGLNCLYCPGMFYSIQQLVEHTNTQHNPTQKANCDFMRREYRLYTDDSGNLLFPYFDINTTAPKEILGDAELKLALVTNSLDLIFLKMQPGGKQEVCRNPSKTTRTDCPFCEEKCVTVENYQGHLSGKHCIAPTVHAILKTAAFKCIYCNGVYTGKTTQKAIIIHLQRCRRAPKTPKDADNLQSTPTNGRQQQVMAFNQMIRVPGLYSAQLPPVPMAAQPSVRIPQPSESPAELQSKLRLEAAFREAMEANKKERDARAAFRKQREKEKREQAPLTDPSIQLALDPSGMEKRPSEERKDFLTRYFHTKPYPTKKESEELSKRLWLTRTEVSTLFGMKRTKCMKAIQRNNSPTIFMGFNMTELKKLKHDLLIPDVEPAEPEKMAEMEPEQAGSPEGEPAEPEMSLPEEDPLEPHQKDVPEMDPLEPEPMAI is encoded by the exons ATGTATCAAGTCCCTGTTGGAAACTTGGAAAACATCAGAAAAACAAGGAGAAAAGTTAAACATATTTTGAGTGACTTTGGACTGGAGAATTGTAAAGTCCTTCTGGAA GAGctgcagaaggagaaggagaaaaaCTCTGATTCTGATGAGGTGTTCCAGGAGACCGAGTGGGTGGACCTCAGTGAGCCCTTTCCAGGCAAGAGAAAGAAAAAG TGGCCATACCGCACGCGGCTGTTGTGCTGCACCCTCTGTAAGTACTCTACACGGAACTGGTACTCCTACAAGAGTCATCTGCAGCGGAACCATGAGTATGAGAGGAAACTGTGTGTCCTGGCTCCCTGCCAGATCTGCCCCTTTGTCGCCCACCCCCGAGTCCTCAAGaagcacctcctcctcttccatggcTCTCCGAATgtggaccaagatgcagagtCTCTGCATTCAACTACCAAGAAAGGGGACCGGTTTAAGTGTCGTAAGTGCCGATATGTGGACTCAAACCTGTTCTCAATGAAGAAGCACGTCCTGCTTAACCACCTGGAGAAGCTGTGGCACCACTTCTCAGGACGGATATCAGACACTAAGTTCCCCCATACAGCCTCCAGGCAATTCTGTAAGGTGTGTAAGCTGGTCATTGAAAGCACAGAGCACATGCTGCACCACATCCTGTCCTCTCCCACTCACCAGTGGGCCTGCGCTCAGATAAGGACCTGGATCTTAGAGAACACTCAGTACGTCAAGCCTTCAAATTACCAAACATTGGCCCCTAAAAACCAGTTGCCACAGGTATCCAGTCCTGAGCAGCTGGCCGGGGCCAAACAGAGCTTCCTCCCCCCACAGGCTTCAACCCTGGTTCAGCTGGCCAGTGCTGAGGCTAAAGGCCTCCTCCAGCCTGGTGCTACTGTCAACCTGCAGAGTGCTATGCCACAGGGGGCCATCTCAGCCCCCGTGCCCATCGGCCAGACCATGGTCAGACTGCCCTCTGGCGCCTCACTACCTGGTGCTCCTCACAATCAGGTGCCTTTCACCATAGGGGTCCAAGGTCAGCAGCAGCCCCAGCAGGTCTTCCTGCCCCCGAGGGTGCAGATCAGCATTCCAGGGATGTCCCAGTCCCTCATGATGACTCAGCGCCTCCCCCTGAACCATGGGACCCCCCAGGGTACCATGCTCCAGAGCACCCCTCAGGGCACCATGCTGACCTCCCAGTCCCTCCTCAGCCACCTCATCCCCACGGGCAACAAGGTCAACGGCATGCCCACCTACACTTTCGCCACGCCAGTGGGCATGCCCGGCCAGACGAGCAACGTCCAGCTGATGAGCAAGGCTCCTCAACCCATCAAACCAGCAGGTAACCCTGCTCTCAACGCCAAAGCCAAGAAGTGGATCACCTGTCCCATCTGTAATGAACTGCTTCCCTCCAATGTCTATGAGGCTCACCATCAGGCTGCCCACAAGGCCCAGCCCAGAACAGCCAAGCAGCAGGGCCTGGCTGCCCGCGCTCCCTTCCTCAGAAAGATGCCTGACAAGACAGTCAAGTGTTTGAAGTGTAAGATCCTCCTGTCTGAGAAGGGCCTCTTTGAACACCTGCTGCACGGGCTCAACTGTCTCTACTGTCCTGGGATGTTCTACTCCATCCAACAACTGgttgaacacacaaacacacaacacaacccCACACAGAAGGCCAACTGTGACTTCATGAGGCGGGAATATAGACTGTACACAGACGACAGCGGTAACCTTCTGTTCCCCTACTTTGACATTAACACCACGGCCCCCAAAGAGATCCTAGGAGACGCAGAACTGAAACTAGCTCTGGTCACAAACTCCCTGGACCTGATCTTCCTCAAGATGCAGCCTGGTGGTAAACAGGAAGTGTGTCGGAACCCCAGTAAAACGACTCGGACCGACTGCCCCTTCTGTGAAGAGAAGTGTGTCACAGTGGAGAACTACCAGGGCCATCTGAGTGGGAAGCACTGCATTGCGCCCACCGTCCATGCCATCCTCAAGACCGCAGCATTCAAATGCATCTACTGCAACGGCGTCTACACAGGCAAGACCACGCAGAAAGCTATAATCATCCATCTACAGCGGTGCCGCCGTGCACCCAAGACCCCTAAAGATGCAGACAATCTCCAGTCCACCCCCACCAACGGACGCCAGCAGCAGGTCATGGCCTTTAACCAGATGATCCGTGTGCCAGGTCTGTACTCTGCCCAGCTCCCTCCCGTCCCCATGGCAGCGCAGCCCTCCGTCCGCATCCCCCAGCCCTCTGAGTCTCCTGCTGAGCTGCAGAGCAAGCTGAGGCTGGAGGCGGCCTTCAGGGAGGCCATGGAGGCCAACAAGAAAGAGAGGGATGCGCGGGCAGCCTTCCGTAAACAACGAGAGAAGGAGAAACGAGAGCAGGCACCCCTGACAGACCCCTCTATTCAGCTAGCACTGGACCCCAGTGGGATGGAGAAACGCCCCTCTGAGGAGCGGAAAGACTTCCTCACCAGATACTTTCACACCAAGCCGTATCCCACAAAGAAGGAGTCTGAGGAGCTCTCCAAGAGGCTGTGGCTGACCCGGACTGAGGTGTCCACCCTGTTTGGGATGAAGCGCACCAAGTGCATGAAGGCGATCCAGAGGAACAACAGCCCTACCATCTTCATGGGCTTCAACATGACTGAGCTGAAGAAACTTAAGCACGACCTCCTCATCCCAGACGTGGAACCTGCAGAACCTGAGAAGATGGCTGAAATGGAACCAGAACAGGCAGGTTCTCCAGAAGGGGAACCAGCAGAACCAGAAATGTCTCTTCCAGAAGAAGATCCTTTAGAACCACATCAGAAGGATGTTCCAGAGATGGATCCTTTAGAACCAGAGCCGATGGCTATCTGA